In Bacillus sp. FJAT-45037, the following are encoded in one genomic region:
- the speE gene encoding spermidine synthase, whose product MELWFTEKQTERFGITAKIKRTLHSEKTDFQQLDVVETEEFGNMLILDGMVMTTEKDEFVYHEMVAHVPLFTHPNPKHVLVVGGGDGGVIREVLKHPYVEKATLVEIDGKVIEYSKKFLPTIAGALDDARVDVQVDDGFMHIAKAESEYDVIMVDSTEPVGPAAKLFERGFYEGISKALKEDGIFVAQTDNPWFHQELLSQVQRDVREIFPITRLYTANIPTYPSGLWTFTIGSKKHDPLEVSEERFHDIETKYYTKDLHKASFALPKFVADLVK is encoded by the coding sequence ATGGAATTATGGTTCACAGAAAAACAAACAGAGCGTTTTGGTATCACAGCAAAAATTAAGCGTACATTACATAGCGAAAAAACAGATTTCCAACAACTTGATGTCGTTGAAACAGAAGAGTTCGGCAATATGCTTATTTTAGATGGCATGGTGATGACTACAGAGAAGGATGAGTTTGTCTATCATGAGATGGTCGCACATGTTCCTTTATTCACACACCCGAACCCAAAACATGTACTAGTTGTCGGTGGTGGCGATGGTGGAGTGATTCGCGAAGTGCTAAAGCACCCGTATGTGGAAAAAGCTACGCTTGTTGAGATCGATGGCAAAGTGATCGAGTACTCAAAAAAATTTTTACCGACTATTGCTGGGGCATTAGATGATGCGCGTGTTGATGTACAAGTCGATGATGGCTTCATGCATATTGCAAAAGCAGAGAGTGAATATGACGTCATCATGGTTGATTCAACAGAGCCAGTAGGACCAGCTGCAAAATTATTTGAAAGAGGATTCTATGAAGGGATTTCAAAAGCGCTTAAAGAAGACGGTATTTTTGTCGCTCAGACTGATAACCCTTGGTTCCATCAAGAGCTTCTTTCACAGGTTCAACGTGATGTTCGTGAAATCTTCCCGATTACACGTCTATACACAGCAAATATCCCAACGTATCCAAGTGGCCTTTGGACGTTCACAATCGGATCAAAGAAACATGATCCATTAGAGGTAAGCGAAGAACGCTTCCATGATATCGAAACAAAATACTACACAAAAGACCTTCACAAAGCATCGTTTGCTCTACCGAAATTTGTGGCTGATCTTGTGAAGTAA
- a CDS encoding DUF456 domain-containing protein, with product MDMIIWALIIVLFIVSFIGLLFPIVPSVLVLWAGFLVYLFLIDGATFSIWFWSGAVLFTVLLFAADLIASQFFVKKYGGSKWSERMAAIGVIVGSFVIPPFGIIVVPFVLVFTAELITAKDVKQASLVAVASFFAFLSGTLAKSIIQLVLIIWFFIEVWF from the coding sequence ATGGATATGATTATATGGGCATTAATTATTGTATTATTTATTGTCAGTTTCATTGGGTTGCTCTTTCCGATTGTTCCATCTGTTCTAGTCTTGTGGGCTGGTTTTCTCGTCTACTTGTTCTTGATCGACGGAGCAACATTTTCGATCTGGTTTTGGAGTGGCGCTGTTCTTTTTACGGTATTACTCTTTGCAGCGGATTTGATCGCGAGTCAATTTTTTGTTAAGAAGTATGGTGGTTCAAAATGGAGTGAGCGGATGGCTGCCATAGGAGTAATTGTCGGTTCATTTGTTATTCCGCCATTTGGCATTATCGTTGTTCCATTTGTTTTAGTTTTTACTGCCGAACTGATTACGGCCAAAGACGTAAAACAAGCTAGTTTAGTTGCCGTGGCTTCATTTTTTGCTTTTTTGAGTGGGACGCTAGCTAAATCGATTATTCAACTTGTTTTGATTATATGGTTCTTTATTGAAGTTTGGTTCTAA
- the speB gene encoding agmatinase codes for MRFDEAYSGKVFIMSNPSYADAKAVIYGMPMDWTVSFRPGSRFGPNRIREASLGLEEYSPYMDKHLEEVNYFDAGDIPLPFGNAARSLDLVEEYVDTLLADGKFPLGLGGEHLLSWPIFKAMHKKYENMAIIHIDAHADLREEYEGEVLSHSTPIRKACGLIGAENVYSFGIRSGMREEFQFAKESGMHMSKFEVAEPLKKILPTLAGRDVYVTIDIDVLDPSCAPGTGTAEAGGITSKELLEAIKAIADSDTNIIGADLVEVAPAYDPTEQTQITASKMIREMLLGWVR; via the coding sequence ATGCGATTTGATGAAGCCTATTCTGGCAAAGTATTTATCATGAGTAACCCAAGTTATGCCGATGCAAAGGCTGTTATTTACGGGATGCCAATGGACTGGACCGTTTCTTTCCGTCCTGGCTCACGTTTTGGTCCGAACCGTATTCGTGAAGCTTCTCTAGGTCTTGAAGAGTATAGCCCTTATATGGACAAGCATCTAGAGGAAGTGAACTATTTTGATGCAGGAGATATCCCGCTTCCATTTGGAAACGCAGCTCGCAGCTTAGACCTTGTTGAAGAGTATGTGGATACATTATTAGCTGATGGAAAGTTTCCACTCGGATTAGGTGGAGAGCATTTACTGTCGTGGCCAATTTTTAAGGCGATGCATAAGAAATATGAAAACATGGCGATCATCCATATAGATGCTCATGCAGATTTACGTGAAGAGTATGAAGGCGAAGTCCTTTCGCACTCGACACCGATTCGTAAAGCATGTGGATTAATTGGTGCCGAAAACGTCTACTCATTCGGTATCCGTTCAGGTATGCGTGAAGAGTTCCAATTCGCAAAAGAATCAGGCATGCACATGTCTAAATTTGAAGTAGCTGAACCATTAAAGAAAATCTTACCAACACTCGCAGGACGCGACGTGTACGTAACGATCGACATCGATGTATTAGACCCATCATGTGCACCAGGAACCGGCACAGCAGAAGCAGGCGGAATCACATCAAAAGAATTATTAGAAGCGATTAAAGCCATCGCCGACTCTGACACCAACATCATCGGAGCCGACCTAGTCGAAGTAGCTCCAGCCTATGACCCAACCGAACAAACCCAAATCACCGCAAGCAAAATGATTAGAGAAATGCTATTAGGTTGGGTAAGGTAA
- a CDS encoding DUF1934 domain-containing protein, with amino-acid sequence MDKPTKRTLKMIFQNRIQHDDHTESYEFTSKGELYHKGRQDYLRFEEALTKTETVQTTIKWDGHELMLIRQGTVIMRQGFVSGKETLGRYVTPEASWETKADTDKVTVVWPTHNQRGKIHIKYRFTLQGQDAGEHEVRLTLEEDQ; translated from the coding sequence ATGGATAAACCAACAAAAAGAACATTAAAAATGATCTTTCAAAACCGTATCCAACATGACGATCATACAGAATCTTATGAGTTCACTTCTAAAGGAGAACTCTATCATAAGGGTCGACAAGATTACTTGCGATTTGAAGAGGCTTTAACGAAAACAGAAACCGTTCAAACGACGATCAAGTGGGATGGACATGAGTTAATGTTAATTCGTCAAGGGACGGTTATCATGCGACAAGGATTTGTTTCTGGTAAAGAGACACTTGGTCGATATGTTACGCCAGAAGCATCTTGGGAGACAAAAGCAGACACAGACAAAGTCACCGTCGTGTGGCCAACCCATAATCAACGAGGGAAAATCCACATCAAATACCGATTTACATTACAGGGACAAGATGCGGGCGAACATGAAGTGCGATTGACATTAGAGGAGGACCAGTAA
- a CDS encoding pyridoxamine 5'-phosphate oxidase family protein, translating into MNQEELKSKILEVLSNQKVGTLATVKDNKPHSRYMSFYNEDFTLFSPTDKDTHKAEEIEQNPHVHILLGYDGEGYGDQYVEIEGKALIRDSADLKKKIWNEQFERWFDGPEDPSYIVLEIKPTMIRLMNSGEEPKVLEL; encoded by the coding sequence ATGAATCAAGAGGAACTAAAGTCAAAAATTCTTGAAGTGCTAAGCAATCAAAAGGTCGGTACATTGGCTACAGTCAAAGATAATAAGCCGCATTCCCGTTATATGTCGTTTTATAATGAAGATTTCACATTGTTCTCGCCAACAGATAAAGATACGCATAAAGCAGAAGAGATCGAACAAAATCCACATGTACATATCTTGCTCGGTTATGACGGAGAAGGATATGGCGATCAATACGTTGAAATAGAAGGAAAGGCATTAATCCGTGACTCAGCAGATCTCAAAAAGAAGATTTGGAATGAGCAATTTGAAAGATGGTTTGATGGACCAGAAGACCCTTCGTACATTGTGCTAGAGATCAAACCAACGATGATACGCTTAATGAATAGCGGAGAAGAACCGAAAGTGTTAGAGCTATAA
- a CDS encoding YwgA family protein, producing MLKDHANVMAVFLQAGEVVGRKKLQKIIYIAKKMNLSFSERYKFHMFGPYSEELSLRMEELCNLGFVAETKEDKGNYYQYRYALSSEGSKFLNMYQFDLPEVRPLFESLNEQSSRFLELVSTLLYFDELARDEVKEKVQTLKRKQNYSDEDFEKAYTYIESIESLVQ from the coding sequence TTGTTAAAAGACCACGCAAATGTTATGGCGGTCTTTTTGCAAGCAGGTGAGGTTGTTGGCCGAAAAAAGCTGCAAAAGATTATATACATTGCTAAAAAGATGAACCTCTCCTTTTCTGAGAGATACAAATTCCACATGTTCGGACCGTACTCAGAGGAATTATCGCTTAGAATGGAAGAGCTATGTAATCTTGGCTTTGTTGCTGAAACAAAAGAAGATAAAGGCAATTATTATCAGTATCGCTATGCCCTATCATCTGAGGGTTCGAAGTTTTTAAATATGTATCAATTTGACTTACCAGAAGTGAGACCGTTGTTCGAAAGCTTGAACGAACAAAGCTCACGGTTCTTAGAGCTCGTATCGACACTGTTGTATTTTGACGAACTTGCACGTGATGAGGTCAAGGAAAAAGTTCAAACTCTAAAACGCAAACAAAACTATTCAGATGAAGATTTTGAAAAAGCCTATACCTATATTGAGTCGATCGAAAGTTTGGTTCAGTAG
- a CDS encoding 2-hydroxymuconate tautomerase produces MPIVTVQLLEGRTDDQKRALVEKVTDAVSETTGAPAERISVIIDEMKSTNFGVGGKRPSDQ; encoded by the coding sequence ATGCCTATCGTAACCGTACAACTTTTAGAAGGCCGTACAGATGATCAAAAGAGAGCACTAGTAGAGAAGGTGACAGATGCAGTCTCGGAAACAACAGGAGCACCTGCAGAACGTATTTCTGTCATCATTGATGAGATGAAGTCTACTAACTTCGGTGTTGGTGGAAAGCGTCCGTCTGATCAGTAA
- a CDS encoding XapX domain-containing protein, translated as MQEIMLAILAGLIVGFVFALIKLPIPAPPALPGIMGIVGIFLGYKLYEIIWPLISK; from the coding sequence ATGCAAGAAATTATGTTAGCTATACTCGCAGGATTAATTGTTGGGTTTGTATTTGCCCTAATTAAGTTACCCATCCCAGCACCGCCAGCACTCCCAGGCATTATGGGCATCGTTGGCATTTTCTTAGGGTACAAATTATACGAAATTATTTGGCCGCTTATTTCGAAATAA
- a CDS encoding HD domain-containing protein — translation MTTPYYGQLEEEKVFKDPVHRYIHVRDELIWALIGTKEFQRLRRIRQLGTTYVTFHGAEHTRFNHSLGVYEITRRIVDVFKGRPHWDEDERLLSLSAALLHDVGHGPFSHSFEKVFDMDHEEWTREIILGDTEINEVLSNVSKDFPQAVADVIEKTYSNKLVTSIISSQIDADRMDYLQRDAYYTGVSYGHFDMERILRVMRPMEDQVVIKQSGMHAVEDYIMSRYQMYWQVYFHPVTRSAEVILTKIFKRAKELHLNGYEFKQKPEHFHSFFYEKGSLKDYLRLDEAITLYYFQIWEEEEDRILKDLCVRFNNRRLFKYVEFNPNQRMNDWPELQELFKKADLNPDYYLVVDSSSDLPYDFYRPGEEEERLPIHLVLPNGKIRELSRESDVVEAISGKKRTDHKLYFPLDCLEDVREHKEIKQRILEILQK, via the coding sequence ATGACGACTCCATATTATGGACAACTTGAAGAAGAGAAAGTATTTAAAGATCCTGTGCACCGTTATATTCATGTGCGTGATGAATTAATCTGGGCGCTGATTGGAACGAAGGAATTTCAACGTTTAAGACGAATCCGTCAACTTGGAACGACTTACGTCACATTCCATGGTGCAGAGCATACGCGGTTCAATCACTCACTAGGGGTCTATGAGATCACACGACGCATTGTCGATGTGTTCAAAGGACGCCCTCACTGGGATGAGGATGAACGTCTTCTAAGCCTTAGTGCAGCTTTATTGCATGATGTCGGTCATGGGCCTTTTTCTCATTCATTTGAAAAGGTCTTCGATATGGACCATGAAGAGTGGACACGTGAAATTATTTTAGGGGATACAGAAATTAATGAAGTCCTCTCGAATGTCTCTAAGGACTTTCCTCAAGCTGTGGCCGATGTCATCGAGAAGACGTATTCCAACAAGCTTGTCACAAGCATTATCTCAAGCCAAATTGATGCCGATCGTATGGATTACTTGCAACGGGATGCCTATTATACAGGGGTAAGCTATGGCCACTTTGATATGGAAAGAATTCTTCGTGTGATGCGCCCGATGGAAGATCAAGTTGTGATCAAACAGAGTGGAATGCATGCGGTCGAGGACTATATTATGAGTCGGTACCAGATGTACTGGCAAGTATATTTCCACCCAGTTACGCGCAGTGCGGAAGTGATTTTAACGAAAATCTTTAAGCGTGCAAAGGAGCTTCATCTAAACGGGTATGAGTTTAAGCAAAAGCCTGAACATTTTCATTCTTTTTTTTATGAAAAAGGGAGCTTGAAGGATTATTTACGATTAGATGAGGCGATAACCCTCTATTATTTTCAAATTTGGGAGGAAGAAGAGGATCGCATTTTAAAGGATCTTTGTGTACGATTCAATAACAGACGCCTGTTCAAATATGTCGAATTCAACCCAAATCAACGAATGAATGACTGGCCGGAATTGCAAGAGCTGTTTAAAAAAGCAGATCTCAATCCAGACTACTATTTAGTTGTTGATTCCTCCTCAGACTTGCCTTATGATTTTTATCGTCCTGGAGAAGAAGAGGAACGTTTACCGATTCACCTCGTCTTGCCAAACGGAAAGATCCGTGAGTTATCAAGAGAGTCCGATGTCGTTGAAGCGATATCTGGTAAGAAGCGAACAGATCATAAATTGTACTTTCCGCTCGACTGCTTAGAGGACGTGCGCGAACATAAAGAGATTAAACAGCGGATACTCGAGATTTTACAGAAATAA
- a CDS encoding alpha/beta fold hydrolase: MAYTNYKGMKIYYEVRGKGVPLVFLHPPAMSHLTFRYQSELQQIGQLIFIDLPGNGHSISATKKALTIEEEADCVHAVLKKLRRKRAILIGYSNGGSVAQEVALKYPTIINGLILIGGFPEVSSVLLEQEFKLGIWAARKGWLPLISKVLAVAHFKNNVHQTEMKHLIEKVDPNWLADTYQYGYHYHATNRLNQLTIPLLLLYGQRDLFMHPYMYDFAKKVEDLEIVFVEGVAHQVPTKRYEECNHAVKEWLQRKELLFS, encoded by the coding sequence ATGGCCTATACGAACTATAAAGGAATGAAGATTTATTATGAAGTACGTGGAAAAGGTGTGCCACTAGTCTTTCTTCATCCTCCAGCGATGTCTCACCTCACGTTTCGTTATCAATCGGAATTACAGCAGATCGGTCAATTGATCTTCATTGATTTACCAGGAAACGGACACAGCATATCTGCGACAAAGAAGGCCTTAACCATTGAAGAGGAAGCAGATTGTGTGCACGCCGTCTTAAAAAAGCTCCGTAGAAAACGTGCGATTCTCATAGGGTATTCAAATGGAGGATCTGTTGCACAAGAAGTTGCCTTGAAATATCCAACAATCATTAATGGACTCATTTTAATCGGTGGTTTTCCAGAAGTATCGAGTGTTCTACTAGAACAAGAGTTCAAGCTAGGAATTTGGGCAGCGAGAAAAGGCTGGCTCCCATTAATTAGTAAGGTTTTAGCTGTCGCTCATTTTAAAAATAACGTTCATCAAACAGAAATGAAGCATTTGATCGAAAAGGTTGATCCAAACTGGTTGGCTGATACGTATCAATATGGATATCACTATCATGCAACGAATCGCTTGAATCAGCTTACGATTCCGCTCCTCCTTTTATATGGGCAACGAGACCTATTTATGCATCCATACATGTACGACTTCGCAAAAAAAGTAGAGGATCTAGAGATTGTGTTCGTTGAAGGTGTCGCTCATCAAGTGCCGACAAAACGATATGAGGAATGTAATCACGCGGTCAAAGAATGGTTGCAGCGAAAAGAATTGCTTTTCTCATAG
- the argS gene encoding arginine--tRNA ligase — protein MNSVEHLKQTLKEEIKAAVIAAELASEEQIPEVVLEAPKDKAHGDYATNMAMQLARVAKKAPRQIAEELVAKLNKEAASIVQVDIAGPGFINFFMDKSYLRKVIPAVLKAGEKYGETNIGNGEKIQVEFVSANPTGSLHLGHARGAAVGDALCNVLAKAGFNVEREYYINDAGNQINNLALSLEARYFQALGHDKDMPEEGYRGKDIIEFGKVLAEEHGDKFVDVTASERRDFFRQYGLQKELDKIKEDLKEFRVEFNSWFSETSLYESNKVIEVLDTLEEKGETYENEGATWFRSTTYGDDKDRVLIKNDGTYTYLTPDIAYHQDKMQRGFNKLINIWGADHHGYIPRMRAAIQALGYSAEQFEVQIIQMVSLYQGGEKVKMSKRTGKAVTLRDLMEEVGIDAVRYFFAMRSADSQLDFDMDLAVSKSNENPVFYVQYAHARVCSMLRQGDEQGLTFDLDTDLSAVSTEKEYDLLKAIGDFPAVVEEAAEKQMPHRITNYAHDLASALHSFYNAERVIDEADKAKSQARLALMKATQITIQNALSLVGVSAPERM, from the coding sequence ATGAACAGTGTTGAACATTTAAAACAAACATTAAAAGAAGAGATCAAAGCAGCTGTGATCGCTGCAGAACTAGCATCAGAAGAGCAGATTCCAGAAGTTGTCCTTGAGGCACCAAAAGACAAGGCGCATGGTGATTATGCGACAAATATGGCGATGCAGTTAGCGCGTGTGGCAAAAAAAGCTCCTCGCCAAATTGCCGAAGAACTAGTGGCGAAGTTAAATAAAGAGGCGGCTTCAATTGTCCAAGTCGATATTGCAGGGCCTGGATTTATTAACTTCTTTATGGACAAGAGTTACTTACGTAAAGTGATTCCGGCTGTGTTAAAAGCAGGAGAGAAGTATGGGGAAACGAACATTGGCAACGGTGAGAAGATTCAGGTGGAGTTTGTCTCAGCAAACCCTACAGGGAGCTTACACTTAGGCCATGCACGCGGAGCAGCTGTTGGAGATGCACTATGTAATGTGTTGGCTAAAGCAGGCTTTAATGTCGAGCGTGAATACTACATTAATGATGCTGGAAATCAAATTAACAACTTAGCGCTATCTCTTGAGGCACGTTATTTCCAAGCATTAGGACATGACAAAGATATGCCTGAAGAAGGATACCGTGGGAAAGATATAATAGAATTTGGGAAAGTCCTTGCAGAAGAACATGGAGATAAGTTTGTAGACGTCACAGCATCAGAACGTCGCGACTTTTTCCGTCAATATGGTCTTCAAAAAGAGCTAGACAAGATCAAAGAAGACTTAAAAGAATTCCGTGTCGAGTTTAATAGTTGGTTCTCAGAAACATCATTATATGAATCAAATAAAGTCATTGAAGTTCTTGACACATTAGAAGAAAAAGGCGAAACATATGAAAATGAGGGAGCAACTTGGTTCCGCTCAACGACTTATGGAGATGACAAGGATCGCGTGTTAATCAAAAATGATGGCACATATACGTACTTGACGCCAGATATTGCCTATCATCAAGATAAAATGCAACGTGGTTTTAACAAACTGATCAACATTTGGGGCGCAGATCACCACGGATATATCCCTCGTATGAGAGCTGCGATTCAAGCACTTGGTTATTCTGCGGAACAATTTGAAGTGCAGATCATTCAAATGGTTAGCTTGTATCAAGGCGGAGAGAAAGTGAAAATGAGTAAGCGTACAGGAAAAGCTGTGACCTTACGTGACCTAATGGAAGAAGTGGGAATTGATGCAGTTCGTTACTTCTTCGCGATGCGTAGTGCGGATTCTCAGTTAGATTTTGATATGGACCTTGCAGTGTCCAAGTCAAACGAAAACCCAGTATTCTACGTTCAATACGCACATGCACGTGTATGCAGCATGCTTCGCCAAGGTGACGAGCAAGGGTTAACGTTCGATCTAGACACAGACCTTTCAGCCGTTTCTACGGAGAAAGAATATGATCTCTTAAAGGCAATTGGTGATTTCCCTGCTGTGGTCGAAGAAGCAGCAGAAAAGCAAATGCCGCACCGAATTACCAACTATGCACATGATCTAGCTTCGGCTCTTCACAGTTTCTATAACGCAGAGCGAGTCATTGATGAAGCGGATAAAGCGAAGAGTCAAGCCCGTCTTGCTTTAATGAAAGCAACACAAATTACGATTCAAAACGCTTTGTCATTAGTTGGCGTTTCAGCACCAGAAAGAATGTAA
- a CDS encoding transglycosylase domain-containing protein encodes MQVIIDRRQKRRRNLLRLFFRLLLVGLVASAGGAVALMSYAKMQGPPPLSVAQTTEYLANDDTTMGASLQGNDRTFVPIHEISPLVIDATIAIEDRKFYEHIGFDPVRIGGAVMANIRSRERSQGASTITQQYAKNLYLTSEKTWARKWNELIYSLRLEMNYDKDQILEGYLNTIYYGHGAYGIQAAAHRFFDKDAADLTLAEASMLAGIPKGPSYYSPFSNEIRAKLRQELILDAMVETGKITRAEATTAKSEVLNYETTEVASSRQIGPYFQDFVEKQLVSEAGIDPSRIEAGGLRVYTTLDPAMQEEAEKWVEQAMPPIPKEALQAGLTEKEKQALILQTGLVAMDPRTGDVKAMIGGRDYQLSPFNRAESNRQSGSTFKAFLYYAALENGSTAASTLLSEESSFEIGNKEPYAPSNFNHSYANDFVTLLQAIAYSDNIYAVKTLLVLGAEKVIDVAERVGIESPLHYHPSLALGAADVNLIEMVRGYSPFANGGYNVQPRFIRKVVDLNGKVLYESPFERVQVLDPKLAFIMTDLMTGMFEPNLSASHASVTGGSVSHLLSRPVAGKSGSTPTDSWMIGYTPQLVTGVWVGYDRIRTIDQRTEGQISKNIWANFTEHALKDEMTLPFTKPDGVVAVAMNPQSGYVASETCPKSRLTYFVEGTEPTKTCPETAKADGTEVIDEDTHEDERLIDKFFRWFGQ; translated from the coding sequence ATGCAAGTCATCATCGATCGAAGACAAAAAAGACGCAGAAATTTGCTGCGACTGTTTTTTCGCTTGCTCTTAGTTGGCTTAGTCGCTTCAGCAGGGGGAGCCGTCGCACTGATGTCTTATGCTAAAATGCAAGGTCCGCCTCCTTTAAGTGTGGCACAAACGACAGAATATCTGGCGAATGATGATACAACAATGGGGGCTAGCTTGCAGGGGAATGATCGGACCTTTGTTCCAATTCATGAAATTTCTCCTCTTGTGATTGATGCCACCATCGCTATTGAAGATCGGAAGTTTTATGAACATATCGGATTTGATCCTGTACGTATTGGTGGAGCCGTCATGGCCAACATCCGCTCAAGAGAGAGATCTCAAGGGGCTAGTACGATCACGCAGCAGTACGCCAAGAACTTATATTTAACGTCTGAGAAAACATGGGCTAGAAAATGGAATGAATTAATCTATTCTTTGCGTCTCGAAATGAATTACGATAAGGATCAAATTTTAGAAGGCTATTTAAATACGATTTATTATGGTCATGGCGCCTATGGGATTCAAGCTGCCGCCCATAGATTTTTTGATAAAGACGCAGCCGACCTAACGTTAGCAGAAGCAAGTATGTTAGCTGGGATTCCAAAAGGCCCTAGTTATTACTCACCATTCTCAAACGAGATCCGGGCTAAACTTCGCCAAGAACTTATCTTAGATGCCATGGTTGAAACAGGAAAAATTACAAGAGCAGAAGCGACAACTGCAAAGAGTGAGGTACTAAATTATGAAACAACAGAGGTAGCTAGCAGCCGTCAGATAGGGCCTTACTTTCAAGACTTCGTCGAAAAACAACTAGTATCGGAAGCGGGGATCGACCCTTCACGCATTGAAGCAGGCGGACTGAGAGTCTATACGACGCTTGATCCTGCGATGCAAGAAGAAGCTGAAAAATGGGTCGAACAGGCGATGCCACCTATTCCAAAAGAGGCATTACAAGCTGGGTTAACAGAGAAAGAAAAGCAAGCACTCATCTTACAAACCGGGCTCGTCGCGATGGACCCTCGAACAGGTGATGTGAAAGCAATGATAGGGGGGCGCGATTATCAACTAAGCCCTTTTAACCGTGCAGAATCAAACAGACAGTCTGGCTCAACCTTTAAAGCGTTTTTATATTATGCTGCCCTAGAAAATGGTTCAACAGCAGCTTCTACACTGCTTAGTGAGGAATCATCCTTTGAAATTGGGAATAAAGAGCCGTATGCGCCAAGCAACTTTAACCATTCCTATGCCAATGATTTTGTGACGTTGCTTCAAGCTATTGCTTATTCGGACAATATTTACGCTGTTAAAACGCTTCTAGTTCTAGGAGCTGAGAAAGTAATTGATGTAGCAGAGAGAGTCGGGATTGAGAGCCCTCTTCATTATCATCCCTCTCTTGCTCTTGGTGCGGCGGATGTTAATCTAATTGAAATGGTCAGAGGCTATAGCCCTTTTGCCAACGGAGGCTATAACGTTCAACCACGCTTCATCCGAAAAGTGGTCGATTTAAATGGCAAAGTATTGTATGAAAGTCCCTTTGAACGAGTTCAAGTTCTCGATCCTAAGCTTGCCTTTATTATGACCGATCTCATGACCGGTATGTTTGAGCCTAACTTATCAGCAAGCCACGCCTCGGTTACTGGAGGCTCTGTCTCCCATCTATTAAGTCGTCCAGTCGCAGGGAAAAGTGGATCGACTCCTACAGATAGCTGGATGATTGGTTACACACCGCAACTCGTAACAGGAGTTTGGGTTGGGTATGATCGTATACGAACGATTGATCAGCGAACCGAAGGCCAGATCTCGAAAAATATTTGGGCGAATTTCACCGAACATGCTTTAAAGGATGAGATGACACTCCCCTTCACTAAGCCAGACGGCGTCGTCGCTGTAGCAATGAACCCTCAAAGTGGCTATGTCGCATCAGAGACGTGCCCAAAAAGTCGGTTAACGTATTTTGTTGAAGGAACTGAACCGACAAAAACCTGTCCAGAAACCGCAAAAGCAGACGGAACCGAAGTCATTGATGAAGACACGCACGAAGACGAACGCTTAATCGATAAGTTTTTTAGATGGTTTGGCCAATAA
- a CDS encoding YwhD family protein: MDLLNNDNLKKKTGGFTILSGDSTSGHGGYGAGVMNLDNISPIFVDPAEGEAFVDMGALHARSAVEKRIKFLPNKEDVPNGKLYWLVWVAIQYKDSKPYYAGVAGCEMTVDTEIRRGYKSLPEHVNRMDKSLKGQIIVEGMDDVSKKILANFLKSHNEEMWKHSDKALHEALLGLGE; encoded by the coding sequence ATGGATTTATTAAACAATGATAATTTGAAAAAGAAGACAGGTGGCTTCACTATTTTAAGTGGCGACTCGACATCAGGCCATGGTGGCTACGGAGCGGGTGTCATGAACTTAGACAATATTTCACCTATTTTCGTTGACCCAGCAGAGGGAGAAGCTTTTGTAGACATGGGTGCTCTTCATGCCCGTTCTGCGGTAGAAAAGCGCATTAAGTTCTTACCAAACAAAGAAGATGTGCCAAATGGTAAGCTATACTGGCTCGTTTGGGTAGCGATTCAATATAAAGATAGCAAGCCTTACTATGCTGGAGTAGCTGGGTGTGAGATGACGGTTGATACGGAAATTCGTCGAGGCTACAAGAGTTTACCTGAACATGTAAATAGAATGGATAAATCATTAAAAGGTCAGATCATTGTAGAGGGTATGGACGATGTATCAAAAAAGATCCTTGCCAATTTCTTGAAATCTCACAATGAAGAGATGTGGAAACACTCGGACAAAGCGTTACATGAAGCTCTTCTCGGTTTGGGAGAATAA